One window of the Vigna radiata var. radiata cultivar VC1973A chromosome 1, Vradiata_ver6, whole genome shotgun sequence genome contains the following:
- the LOC106771485 gene encoding receptor-like protein kinase FERONIA, giving the protein MTIFTFTFLKLFFLLLLHFSTRLQAYISEEVFTINCGTTGNSSDGQRTWTGDTDTKYLSSQDTTVSDKASTQSPSTNQVPFSTARLSRSQFNYSFPVSPGTKFLRLFFYPADYPSFPRNHASFSVQSNHFILLNDFNASLNADAQATDTIFREYVVNVNDGERLILTFIPSHPNSYAFINGIEVLSMPTDLYYTPANDTGFTTVGTSTLYSVGTSFALQTEYRIKAGGQEISPYNDSGLFRDWAAEEPYFIKRNPKNDDLPADVDGKMDITVNPDYLAPKELFRTARNMGTNATLNKMSNLTWEFPVDYGFTYVLRLHFCELDPNINKIGDRKFHIYITSQVADDRADVMKWSNQQKGLAVHRNYAVFIPENGAQKKFNLSLQMHPYESGVDTKYSDAFLNGLEIFKISEAGSNNLAGPNPDPVQTPQTNIPGQNGKTRSGSSTTIIGAIAGVVSGIVLISLIVFLVVFFRRKRTTKPKDYNKSKSSATSKWGPLSFTTTKSTTTNSSLPSDLCRHFSLTEIRAATNNFDDVFIVGAGGFGHVYKGYIDGGSTPVAIKRLKPGSQQGAHEFMNEIEMLSQLRHLHLVSLIGYCNEMNEMILIYDFMARGTLRDHLYNTDNPAIPWKERLKICIGAARGLHYLHTGAKHTIIHRDVKTTNILLDDKWVAKVSDFGLSRIGPTGMSKAHVSTVVKGSIGYLDPEYYKRQQLTEKSDVYSFGVVLFELLCARPPLIRTAEKKQVSLADWARHCYQNGTIAQIVDPTLKGRIAPECLRKFCEIGVSCLLDDGTQRPSMNDVVWMLEFALQLQESAEQRDNANVIGGEGDNERREEGMEDLFSSGTSVGQVSDFNKSSGSVVSVSTSSEELSSSYKESDRLVSGTVFSEIVDPKPR; this is encoded by the coding sequence ATGACCATCTTCACTTTCACCTTCTTAAaactcttcttcctcctcctacTACACTTCTCCACACGCCTCCAAGCCTACATCTCAGAGGAAGTTTTCACCATCAATTGCGGCACCACCGGGAACTCCTCCGATGGTCAAAGAACCTGGACCGGTGACACAGACACAAAGTACTTATCTTCCCAAGATACTACCGTTTCAGACAAGGCGTCAACACAGTCTCCTTCAACCAATCAAGTCCCCTTCTCTACTGCACGCTTGTCCCGTTCCCAATTCAATTACTCCTTCCCTGTCTCCCCAGGCACCAAATTCCTTCGCCTCTTCTTCTACCCTGCTGACTACCCTTCCTTTCCCCGCAACCACGCTTCCTTCTCCGTTCAATCCAACCATTTTATTCTCCTCAACGATTTCAACGCCTCTCTTAACGCCGATGCTCAAGCCACGGACACTATCTTCAGGGAATACGTGGTCAACGTCAACGACGGTGAGAGGCTTATCCTCACCTTCATCCCCTCGCATCCAAACTCTTACGCTTTCATCAATGGAATCGAGGTACTTTCCATGCCAACCGATTTATATTACACACCAGCAAATGACACGGGCTTCACGACCGTCGGAACTAGCACCCTGTACAGTGTTGGAACCAGCTTTGCTCTTCAGACTGAGTATAGAATCAAAGCCGGGGGACAAGAAATCTCGCCATATAACGACAGCGGTTTGTTCAGGGATTGGGCTGCCGAAGAACCTTACTTTATCAAACGCAATCCAAAGAATGATGATCTACCAGCTGACGTGGATGGGAAAATGGACATAACCGTGAATCCCGATTACTTGGCACCAAAGGAACTGTTCAGAACAGCGCGTAACATGGGCACAAACGCCACTCTGAACAAAATGAGCAACCTCACTTGGGAGTTCCCCGTTGATTATGGCTTCACTTACGTTCTCAGGCTCCACTTTTGCGAGCTTGATcccaatattaataaaattggtgacagaaaatttcatatttacatAACGAGTCAGGTGGCTGATGATCGTGCAGATGTAATGAAATGGAGTAATCAACAAAAGGGTCTAGCTGTGCATAGAAACTACGCCGTTTTTATTCCTGAGAATGGTGCTCAGAAAAAGTTTAATCTCTCCCTTCAAATGCACCCTTACGAAAGCGGTGTGGATACGAAATACAGTGACGCCTTCCTGAACGGTCTCGAGATCTTCAAAATCAGTGAAGCTGGCTCAAACAACCTAGCCGGACCCAACCCGGACCCGGTTCAGACTCCGCAGACCAACATTCCCGGTCAAAACGGAAAGACCAGAAGCGGAAGCTCAACGACGATTATTGGCGCCATAGCAGGGGTGGTGTCAGGAATCGTTTTGATCTCGCTAATAGTTTTCCTTGTCGTGTTTTTCAGACGCAAGAGAACCACAAAgccaaaagattacaacaaGTCAAAGTCTTCTGCGACTTCCAAATGGGGTCCACTCTCCTTTACAACGACCAAGTCAACCACTACGAACTCCTCTCTACCGTCCGATCTCTGCCGCCACTTCTCCCTGACGGAGATCAGAGCCGCCACCAATAACTTCGACGACGTTTTCATCGTCGGCGCCGGGGGATTTGGCCATGTGTATAAGGGCTACATCGATGGGGGTTCCACCCCAGTGGCCATCAAGCGACTCAAACCGGGTTCACAGCAGGGTGCGCACGAGTTCATGAACGAGATCGAGATGCTCTCGCAGCTCCGCCATCTTCATCTCGTGTCCCTAATCGGATACTGCAACGAAATGAACGAGATGATCCTCATCTACGACTTCATGGCACGTGGCACCCTACGCGACCATCTCTACAACACGGACAACCCCGCTATCCCGTGGAAGGAGCGCCTGAAGATCTGCATCGGCGCCGCGCGTGGGCTGCACTATCTCCACACTGGCGCGAAGCACACGATCATCCACCGCGACGTGAAAACCACGAACATCTTGTTGGATGATAAGTGGGTAGCCAAGGTTTCGGACTTCGGGCTTTCTCGAATTGGACCCACGGGCATGTCAAAGGCCCATGTGAGCACTGTAGTGAAGGGGAGCATAGGGTATTTAGACCCAGAGTATTACAAACGACAGCAATTGACGGAAAAGTCTGACGTGTACTCTTTCGGCGTCGTTTTATTTGAATTACTCTGCGCTCGTCCGCCTCTGATCCGCACGGCGGAGAAAAAACAGGTGTCACTGGCTGATTGGGCGAGACACTGTTACCAAAATGGGACAATTGCGCAGATTGTTGACCCGACATTGAAGGGGAGGATCGCACCAGAGTGCTTGAGGAAGTTCTGCGAGATTGGGGTGAGTTGTTTGTTGGACGATGGAACGCAGAGGCCGTCGATGAACGACGTCGTTTGGATGCTGGAGTTTGCGTTGCAGTTACAAGAGAGTGCGGAACAGCGCGATAATGCTAACGTGATTGGTGGTGAAGGGGATAATGAAAGAAGGGAGGAAGGTATGGAAGATTTGTTCAGTAGTGGAACGAGTGTGGGTCAGGTTTCGGATTTTAACAAGAGTAGTGGAAGTGTGGTGAGTGTGAGTACCAGCAGCGAAGAGCTTAGTAGCAGCTATAAAGAGAGTGATAGATTAGTGTCTGGGACTGTTTTCTCTGAAATTGTTGACCCAAAGCCACGTTGA